One Streptomyces hundungensis DNA segment encodes these proteins:
- a CDS encoding acyl-CoA dehydrogenase family protein: MPDRAPQPVERQLPTEEARDLVALVRDIVQREIAPRAAEQEDAGHFPREIFTLLSESGLLGLPYDSAFGGGDQPYEVYLQVLEELASARLTVGLGVSVHSLACHALAGYGTKEQQTEHLPAMLGGGLLGAYCLSEPASGSDAASLRTKAVRDGSDWVITGTKAWITHGGIADFYTVLARTGGEGARGITAFLVPGDAAGLNPAAPEKKMGMKGSPTAQLHFDGVRVPDARRIGEEGQGFAIALSALDSGRLGIAACAIGVAQAALDEALAYATGRRQFGRPIADFQGLRFMLADMATQIEAGRALYLAAARLRDAGRPFSRQAAMAKLFCTDAAMKVTTDAVQVLGGYGYTADFPVERFMREAKVLQIVEGTNQIQRMVIARHLAGPETR; this comes from the coding sequence ATGCCCGACCGTGCCCCACAGCCGGTGGAACGACAGCTGCCCACCGAAGAGGCCCGGGACCTTGTCGCCCTCGTGCGCGACATCGTCCAGCGGGAGATCGCGCCTCGGGCCGCGGAGCAGGAGGACGCCGGGCACTTCCCGCGCGAGATCTTCACCCTGCTCTCCGAGTCCGGCCTCCTCGGCCTTCCCTACGACTCCGCGTTCGGCGGCGGCGACCAGCCCTACGAGGTCTACCTCCAGGTGCTGGAAGAGCTCGCGTCGGCCCGCCTCACGGTCGGCCTCGGCGTGAGCGTCCACTCGCTGGCCTGCCACGCGCTCGCGGGCTACGGCACCAAGGAACAGCAGACCGAGCACCTGCCCGCCATGCTCGGCGGCGGCCTCCTCGGCGCGTACTGCCTCTCCGAGCCGGCCTCGGGCTCGGACGCGGCGTCGCTGCGCACCAAGGCGGTGCGGGACGGCTCGGACTGGGTCATCACCGGCACCAAGGCCTGGATCACCCACGGCGGGATCGCCGACTTCTACACCGTGCTGGCCCGCACCGGAGGCGAGGGCGCCCGCGGCATCACGGCGTTCCTCGTGCCGGGCGACGCGGCGGGGCTGAACCCGGCCGCCCCCGAGAAGAAGATGGGCATGAAGGGCTCGCCCACCGCCCAGCTCCACTTCGACGGCGTACGCGTCCCCGACGCCCGCCGCATCGGCGAGGAGGGCCAGGGCTTCGCGATCGCCCTCTCCGCCCTCGACTCCGGCCGCCTCGGCATCGCGGCCTGCGCCATCGGCGTCGCCCAGGCCGCCCTCGACGAGGCGCTCGCCTACGCCACCGGCCGTCGACAGTTCGGCCGGCCCATCGCCGACTTCCAGGGCCTGCGCTTCATGCTCGCGGACATGGCGACCCAGATCGAGGCGGGCCGCGCGCTGTACCTGGCCGCGGCCCGGCTCCGTGACGCCGGGCGCCCCTTCTCCCGTCAGGCCGCGATGGCCAAGCTGTTCTGTACGGACGCGGCGATGAAGGTGACCACGGACGCGGTCCAGGTCCTCGGCGGCTACGGCTACACCGCGGACTTCCCCGTCGAGCGCTTCATGCGCGAGGCGAAGGTCCTTCAGATCGTCGAGGGCACCAACCAGATCCAGCGCATGGTCATCGCCCGCCACCTCGCGGGTCCTGAGACCCGCTGA